The following are encoded in a window of Actinomyces oris genomic DNA:
- a CDS encoding 3-isopropylmalate dehydrogenase — MTQTIKLAVIPGDGIGKEVVPEGLKVLERALEGTGVTVRPTTFDLGAERWHRTGQTLTDEDLEAIKAHDAILLGAVGDPSVPSGVLERGLLLRLRFALDHYVNLRPSVYYPGVPTPLADPGDIDFVVVREGTEGLYCGNGGVVRQGTAHEIATEVSVNTAYGVERLVRYAFAKAQARAAKHLTLVHKHNVLVHAGDLWRRTVEAVGTEYPEVAVDYCHVDAATIYMVTDPGRFDVIVTDNLFGDILTDEAGAVTGGIGLSASGNINPERAFPSMFEPVHGSAPDIAGQGKADPTATISAVALMLDHLGLPEVAAKVEAGVTADMATRRGGAQRSTSQIGDAIAEAVTAGVDTSSL; from the coding sequence ATGACGCAGACCATCAAGCTGGCAGTAATCCCGGGTGACGGCATCGGTAAGGAGGTCGTCCCCGAAGGGCTCAAGGTCCTCGAGCGAGCGCTGGAGGGAACCGGGGTCACGGTCCGTCCCACCACCTTCGACCTGGGGGCCGAGCGCTGGCACCGCACCGGCCAGACCCTCACCGATGAGGATCTCGAGGCCATCAAGGCCCATGACGCCATTCTGCTGGGAGCCGTCGGCGATCCCTCCGTCCCCTCCGGCGTGCTCGAGCGCGGTCTGCTCCTGCGCCTGCGCTTCGCCTTGGACCACTACGTCAACCTGCGTCCCTCGGTGTACTACCCGGGCGTGCCGACGCCGTTGGCCGATCCCGGCGACATCGACTTCGTCGTGGTGCGCGAGGGCACCGAGGGCCTCTACTGCGGTAATGGCGGCGTCGTGCGCCAGGGCACGGCGCACGAGATCGCCACCGAGGTCAGCGTCAACACGGCCTACGGGGTGGAGCGCCTGGTCCGCTACGCCTTCGCCAAGGCCCAGGCCAGGGCGGCGAAGCACCTCACCCTCGTCCACAAGCACAACGTGCTCGTCCACGCCGGCGACCTGTGGCGGCGCACCGTGGAGGCCGTCGGCACCGAGTACCCCGAGGTCGCCGTCGACTACTGCCACGTGGACGCCGCCACCATCTACATGGTGACCGACCCCGGCCGCTTCGACGTCATCGTCACCGACAACCTCTTCGGAGACATCCTCACCGATGAGGCCGGCGCCGTCACCGGCGGCATCGGCCTGTCGGCCTCGGGCAACATCAATCCCGAGAGGGCCTTCCCCTCCATGTTCGAGCCCGTCCACGGCTCGGCCCCGGACATCGCCGGTCAGGGCAAGGCGGACCCGACCGCCACGATCAGCGCGGTGGCCCTCATGCTCGACCACCTCGGGCTGCCCGAAGTCGCGGCGAAGGTCGAGGCCGGAGTCACTGCGGACATGGCCACTCGGCGCGGCGGCGCCCAGCGCTCCACCAGCCAGATCGGTGACGCCATCGCCGAGGCGGTGACGGCCGGGGTCGATACGTCATCGCTTTGA